A region of Deltaproteobacteria bacterium DNA encodes the following proteins:
- a CDS encoding alkaline phosphatase family protein, protein MTSFNSCIFIMADGARADVFSELLEQGELPNISKYIIEKGSFRKAVSVFPSTTGPAYTPYILGKYPGRCNFPGIRWFDRSLYADKRRLFSFHRFRSYIGLETYFMNSDVSNNNRSLFEIFPRSGNILNELSRGVKITNDKTRFSKLYYKVKSHFTDRSDEVDMVARRILLRSLKDLHDFIFVVFLGIDTYSHINHPFHKKVIDSYRRIDETVGVAAAQLKSEGRLDETLFIIVSDHGLTQTHSHFDSVEFIRKQGYKTFYYPNVFKHFTDAEAASMVSGNAMSNIYVKHPDGWRRKSTFEELGRLADNIVERPEVDIVAGLDEMGRSRIKSVRGEAAAWLDEKGLINYEKISGDPFGYNGMPEKMSMGDALKESYHSEYPDALMQIIQLLEAPRSGDLVLSANPGYDLRARHENPEHFSSHGALFRDHMMVPLAMNVKINKECVRTVDIYPTILTLLGQSVTADIDGVNLTE, encoded by the coding sequence ATGACAAGTTTTAATAGCTGTATATTCATTATGGCAGACGGGGCGAGGGCGGATGTTTTCTCCGAGCTTCTTGAGCAAGGCGAGCTTCCTAATATATCGAAATATATAATTGAAAAAGGCTCGTTCAGAAAAGCGGTATCGGTTTTCCCCTCGACCACAGGGCCTGCCTATACCCCTTATATTCTTGGGAAGTACCCGGGCAGGTGCAACTTTCCGGGAATAAGATGGTTTGACAGGAGCCTGTATGCGGACAAAAGGAGGCTCTTTTCCTTTCACAGGTTCAGAAGCTACATAGGTCTCGAAACATACTTCATGAACAGCGACGTTTCTAATAACAACAGAAGCCTCTTCGAAATTTTCCCGAGGAGCGGAAACATACTTAACGAGCTTTCGCGCGGAGTTAAAATCACAAACGATAAAACCCGTTTCTCCAAGCTCTATTACAAGGTAAAAAGCCACTTTACGGACAGGAGCGATGAGGTGGATATGGTTGCCCGCAGAATTCTGCTCCGGTCCTTGAAGGACCTGCACGATTTCATTTTCGTGGTTTTTCTGGGTATCGATACTTACTCGCATATAAATCATCCGTTTCATAAAAAGGTCATCGACTCCTACAGGAGGATCGACGAAACGGTGGGTGTCGCGGCGGCGCAACTGAAGAGCGAAGGCAGACTCGATGAAACCCTGTTCATTATCGTAAGCGATCACGGCCTCACTCAGACCCATTCCCATTTTGATTCGGTTGAGTTCATAAGGAAGCAGGGGTATAAGACGTTTTATTACCCCAACGTGTTCAAACACTTTACCGATGCCGAGGCGGCGAGCATGGTTTCGGGGAACGCGATGAGCAATATATACGTGAAGCATCCTGATGGATGGAGGAGGAAATCCACGTTCGAAGAGCTGGGCCGGCTCGCGGACAACATTGTCGAAAGGCCCGAAGTCGATATAGTTGCGGGTCTTGATGAAATGGGCAGGTCCAGAATCAAGAGCGTACGGGGAGAGGCGGCAGCCTGGCTTGATGAGAAGGGTTTGATAAATTACGAAAAGATTTCGGGCGATCCATTCGGTTATAACGGTATGCCCGAAAAAATGAGCATGGGAGATGCCCTTAAGGAAAGTTATCATTCCGAATATCCGGACGCTTTGATGCAGATCATACAGCTGCTGGAAGCGCCGCGGTCGGGAGATCTGGTATTAAGCGCAAACCCGGGGTACGATCTCAGAGCCAGACATGAGAATCCAGAGCATTTTTCATCGCACGGCGCGCTCTTCAGGGACCATATGATGGTACCTCTGGCGATGAACGTAAAAATTAATAAAGAATGTGTACGCACCGTGGACATCTACCCGACTATTTTAACCCTTCTCGGACAATCCGTGACGGCTGATATAGACGGCGTAAATTTGACGGAATGA
- a CDS encoding BatA domain-containing protein, translated as MNFSFLNPLFLIGVTALALPIIAHIISRKSGIKKKFPAVTFLLASRGDTASKSRLKDLVLLILRSIIVVLIVLVFAKPAVFSLVPAGNENPRSVAIVIDNSFSMEYDGNFKRARQRALNIINTLPDGSFGLAVPLVTEESGRPSSSQDLGKLRDEVNEIELSSSFTDNEKRLEQVYAALGKAPTKTKQVVLITDMQKNGWKNEAYEKAWLQLIDITKEPEPENRAVTDAGVSYARNSLKLSVEVSNYSEDASKELLADISVGGEEMKGFFNIEPWESGTKEFTIPKEKFTARENLEGFAEITHDRLKIDDTRYFVLSDREDFKVLIVDGDPREDSRLSETYYLARAAETIAELSGSNISVKDNDSFLNEDLSNYDLIFLANVGDITPRNSEDLESFIESGGTLVIFLGERIRSSSYNTLLKNILPGELLAVKDGEFRISPLSAGMFADNIKDKTNQVRVNRYVGTIPSPGSDVIFSISAEEPFLISKDLGRGSVFLFTSTADASWNNFPITPVFLPVVKKFMDFSGHSNSERRNYIIGETVAIDISPGEGAAEIINASGDKFEVGADNPLFAKTYIPGIYTVTEGGKTSYKFSVNIDPAESNLARITAKEIEAEPENTGGFVKVFREIWKYFLWGALALFISESIARAAFS; from the coding sequence TTGAATTTTTCCTTCCTTAACCCATTATTTTTAATCGGCGTCACGGCCCTTGCGCTGCCCATCATAGCACATATTATATCCCGTAAAAGCGGCATCAAAAAAAAGTTCCCCGCAGTTACATTCCTGCTGGCTTCACGCGGCGACACGGCGTCAAAATCCAGGTTGAAAGACCTTGTTCTTTTAATCCTGAGGTCAATCATAGTCGTACTAATAGTGCTGGTATTCGCAAAGCCCGCGGTGTTTTCCTTAGTCCCGGCGGGCAATGAAAACCCGCGCTCGGTCGCAATCGTGATTGACAATTCCTTCAGCATGGAATATGACGGCAACTTCAAGCGTGCGAGACAGAGGGCCCTCAATATAATAAACACTCTTCCTGACGGAAGCTTCGGTCTCGCTGTCCCACTGGTTACCGAAGAAAGCGGCCGTCCCTCTTCCTCTCAGGACCTCGGAAAGCTCAGGGACGAGGTTAATGAGATAGAATTATCGTCGTCATTCACCGACAACGAAAAAAGACTCGAGCAGGTTTACGCAGCGCTGGGGAAAGCTCCTACCAAAACAAAGCAGGTCGTACTGATCACAGACATGCAGAAAAACGGATGGAAGAATGAAGCATACGAGAAAGCATGGCTTCAATTGATCGACATAACAAAAGAGCCCGAACCTGAGAACAGAGCCGTAACCGACGCTGGCGTATCTTACGCCAGGAACTCATTGAAGCTGTCCGTAGAGGTCTCGAATTATTCTGAAGACGCATCGAAAGAGCTACTTGCCGACATTAGCGTCGGCGGTGAGGAGATGAAAGGGTTTTTCAATATTGAGCCCTGGGAGAGCGGGACAAAGGAATTCACTATTCCCAAAGAAAAATTCACGGCGCGGGAAAACCTCGAAGGTTTTGCGGAGATTACTCACGACAGGCTCAAGATCGACGATACGAGATATTTTGTCCTCTCGGACAGGGAGGATTTCAAGGTCCTGATCGTGGACGGCGATCCGAGGGAGGACTCGAGACTCAGCGAAACATACTATCTTGCGAGGGCGGCTGAGACAATCGCCGAGCTTTCAGGTTCAAACATATCAGTCAAAGACAACGACAGCTTCCTCAATGAAGACCTATCAAACTACGACCTGATATTCCTGGCAAACGTGGGAGATATCACGCCCCGGAATTCAGAAGATTTAGAGAGTTTCATTGAATCAGGCGGAACGCTTGTTATTTTTTTAGGTGAAAGGATCAGGAGCAGCTCGTATAACACGCTTCTGAAGAATATACTTCCGGGCGAGCTTTTAGCTGTTAAGGACGGCGAATTTAGAATATCCCCTCTCAGCGCCGGAATGTTCGCAGATAACATAAAAGATAAGACTAATCAGGTACGGGTCAACAGATACGTTGGCACAATACCCTCCCCGGGGTCGGATGTGATATTCAGCATATCCGCCGAAGAGCCGTTTTTGATATCGAAAGATTTAGGCAGGGGGAGTGTTTTCCTGTTCACATCTACGGCGGACGCAAGCTGGAACAATTTCCCCATTACACCCGTGTTTCTGCCTGTAGTGAAGAAGTTCATGGATTTTTCCGGTCATTCCAACTCAGAAAGAAGAAATTACATTATCGGTGAAACCGTCGCAATCGACATCTCTCCCGGCGAGGGCGCGGCGGAAATAATCAATGCGTCAGGAGATAAATTCGAGGTGGGCGCGGACAACCCGCTGTTCGCGAAAACTTATATTCCCGGAATCTATACCGTAACGGAGGGAGGCAAGACCTCTTATAAATTCTCTGTCAATATAGATCCCGCCGAATCGAACCTGGCTAGGATTACAGCCAAGGAAATCGAGGCGGAACCTGAAAACACCGGAGGTTTCGTAAAGGTCTTCAGAGAAATATGGAAGTATTTCCTCTGGGGCGCCCTTGCCTTATTCATATCGGAATCTATCGCGAGAGCCGCTTTTTCATGA
- a CDS encoding DUF58 domain-containing protein: protein MSNGILDIETALRLKQFYFRTPSRVRGRKSGIHKSYYKGISPDFMEYKEYNRGDELKQVDWRLFGRHDRLYVKKFEDEVNLNWCVLIDSSASMGYGEEIETKLDHSKKLAATLAYLLLRQGDAVGTGSFSEDVFELIPPRAGNKFISPLLEHLESLTPSGRTGLREPVLRALETFKTDASFVILSDFLTEEAEIENTLQLLRASGKETTLFHVLHPDEFEFDFSGSVEFQDMETDERVVVDTRTIRDTYMKRIREFINKLKLTCHEYESRYVFSPSGRPIEESLIEIADK, encoded by the coding sequence ATGTCAAACGGTATCCTGGACATAGAGACCGCGCTCAGGCTCAAGCAATTTTACTTCCGCACGCCTTCGCGAGTAAGGGGGCGAAAATCCGGAATTCACAAGAGCTACTACAAGGGCATAAGCCCTGACTTCATGGAATATAAGGAATACAACCGGGGCGACGAGCTCAAACAGGTCGACTGGAGGCTTTTCGGCCGGCACGACAGGTTGTACGTAAAAAAATTCGAAGATGAGGTAAATCTCAACTGGTGCGTACTCATCGACTCAAGCGCTTCAATGGGCTACGGTGAGGAAATTGAGACGAAACTCGACCATTCGAAGAAACTGGCGGCTACGCTCGCATATCTCCTCTTGAGACAAGGGGACGCCGTAGGGACCGGATCCTTTTCAGAAGATGTTTTCGAATTGATACCGCCAAGAGCCGGCAACAAATTCATTTCCCCCTTACTTGAGCACCTCGAATCACTTACGCCTTCGGGCAGGACAGGACTGAGAGAACCCGTGCTCCGGGCACTGGAAACCTTCAAGACCGATGCCTCCTTCGTAATATTGTCCGACTTCCTCACGGAAGAAGCAGAGATAGAAAACACCCTTCAGCTACTCAGGGCATCCGGGAAGGAAACGACCCTGTTTCATGTTCTGCACCCCGACGAGTTCGAATTCGACTTCAGCGGGTCCGTCGAATTTCAGGATATGGAAACGGACGAGAGAGTGGTTGTTGATACTAGAACCATCAGAGATACTTATATGAAAAGGATAAGGGAATTCATAAACAAATTAAAACTAACCTGTCACGAATACGAATCGCGTTATGTTTTTTCTCCTTCCGGCAGACCTATCGAAGAGTCCCTTATTGAAATTGCGGATAAATAG
- a CDS encoding CarD family transcriptional regulator codes for MFKVGKKAVYPAHGVVQVKAVESKEICGTTKDFYILQVIDSDVTVMVPTDNAKSVGLRPVITKKQISRIYNILKEKDKESGQQNGNQSWNKRYREYSDKLKSGDIFEVANVLRDINLLQRGKDLSFGEKRIMDSARTLLVKEISIAKNLGEDSVTKEIEKLLD; via the coding sequence ATGTTTAAAGTAGGGAAAAAAGCTGTATATCCAGCTCACGGTGTTGTTCAGGTAAAGGCGGTAGAATCCAAAGAGATTTGTGGTACTACCAAAGACTTTTACATTCTTCAGGTTATCGACAGCGATGTCACCGTTATGGTCCCCACCGATAACGCCAAGTCCGTAGGATTAAGACCCGTAATTACTAAAAAGCAAATCAGCAGAATATACAACATACTTAAAGAAAAGGATAAAGAGTCAGGACAGCAAAACGGCAATCAAAGCTGGAATAAAAGATACCGCGAATACTCCGACAAGCTTAAGAGCGGGGATATATTCGAAGTCGCCAATGTGCTCAGAGATATCAATCTTTTGCAAAGAGGCAAAGACCTTTCCTTCGGCGAAAAGAGAATAATGGACTCGGCGCGAACACTCTTGGTTAAGGAAATTTCAATTGCCAAGAATCTGGGGGAAGACTCGGTAACAAAAGAAATCGAAAAACTTCTAGACTAA
- the pckA gene encoding phosphoenolpyruvate carboxykinase (ATP) — MQQLTENELQRQYGIKNPGKIYYNLSIPALYEEFVRRGEGEIAEAGTLVAYTAPHTGRSPQDRFIVKEPGTESEIDWGSVNKPIKPEQFDSLYNKILQYYEGKDLFVRDLYVCAHPEYRMPVRVINEFAWHNVFVNNLFIRPRPEELPHKSVGFTVIAAPGLKADPETDGTKSGAFIVLNFEKRMAIIGGTHYAGEMKKSVFSALNFLLPREGVFPMHCSANIGAGGDVSLFFGLSGTGKTTLSADPDRALIGDDEHGWFDNGVFNFEGGCYAKVIKLNPETEPEIYDASLHFGSVLENVEVDSESRKIDFDSDKHTENTRSAYQIDFLKNIVPEGVGGVPKTIFMLTYDAFGVLPPISKLTPEQAMYYFTLGYTAKVAGTERGVSEPQATFSSCFGSPFLPRPPLFYADMLKKKLEESGASVWLLNTGVTGGPYGTGKRMPLPQTRALVTAAVSGELDKVSFKEVPIFGLMVPESCPGVDSKLLEPRKSWDDPDSYDEKAKGLAAKFEEEFARHKS, encoded by the coding sequence GTGCAGCAGCTAACCGAAAACGAACTTCAGCGACAGTACGGAATAAAGAATCCCGGAAAAATCTACTATAATCTTTCCATACCCGCGCTCTATGAAGAGTTTGTAAGAAGGGGCGAAGGAGAGATTGCCGAAGCGGGGACTCTGGTCGCATATACCGCCCCTCATACAGGACGGTCGCCTCAGGACAGATTTATCGTAAAAGAGCCCGGTACTGAAAGTGAAATTGATTGGGGTAGTGTAAATAAACCGATCAAGCCCGAGCAATTTGATTCGCTCTACAATAAAATTCTCCAATATTACGAAGGCAAAGATCTGTTTGTAAGGGATTTGTACGTGTGCGCGCATCCTGAGTACCGTATGCCCGTCCGCGTGATAAACGAATTCGCCTGGCATAATGTTTTTGTAAACAACCTATTTATACGACCCCGACCCGAAGAGCTTCCGCACAAGTCGGTAGGTTTTACGGTTATAGCCGCGCCGGGACTTAAAGCCGACCCTGAAACGGACGGCACCAAGAGCGGGGCCTTTATCGTTCTTAATTTTGAAAAGCGCATGGCAATAATCGGCGGGACGCACTACGCAGGGGAGATGAAGAAATCCGTATTCTCAGCGCTTAATTTTCTTCTTCCGAGAGAGGGGGTTTTCCCCATGCACTGTTCGGCGAACATAGGTGCAGGCGGTGATGTCTCGCTTTTCTTCGGTCTTTCGGGTACGGGCAAGACGACGCTCTCGGCTGACCCAGACCGCGCGCTCATTGGAGACGACGAGCACGGGTGGTTCGATAACGGCGTATTTAACTTCGAAGGAGGATGCTACGCCAAGGTGATAAAGCTGAACCCTGAAACCGAGCCCGAAATTTACGACGCGTCTTTACATTTCGGTAGTGTTCTCGAGAACGTTGAGGTGGATTCGGAGTCTCGCAAGATTGATTTTGACAGCGACAAGCATACCGAGAATACGAGGAGCGCTTATCAGATCGACTTTCTTAAAAACATAGTTCCGGAGGGGGTGGGCGGCGTTCCGAAAACTATATTTATGCTTACGTACGACGCGTTCGGCGTACTGCCGCCTATCTCGAAGCTCACGCCGGAGCAGGCTATGTATTACTTCACGCTCGGCTACACGGCGAAGGTGGCCGGGACCGAAAGGGGAGTGAGCGAGCCGCAGGCGACATTTAGCTCCTGTTTCGGCTCTCCGTTTCTACCGAGACCGCCGCTTTTTTACGCAGATATGCTGAAAAAGAAGCTGGAGGAGAGCGGCGCCAGCGTCTGGCTCCTCAATACCGGAGTAACAGGTGGTCCTTACGGGACGGGGAAAAGGATGCCACTCCCGCAGACACGAGCGCTCGTGACCGCAGCTGTAAGCGGCGAGCTTGATAAAGTATCTTTTAAAGAGGTGCCCATATTCGGGCTCATGGTTCCCGAATCGTGCCCCGGAGTGGACAGTAAGCTGCTCGAGCCGAGAAAGAGCTGGGACGACCCTGACTCTTACGATGAAAAGGCGAAGGGGCTTGCCGCTAAATTCGAGGAAGAGTTCGCCAGGCATAAAAGCTGA
- a CDS encoding hydrolase, with translation MDFLKREDTSLVVVDMQERLMSAMPEINSSSAVKNVKILLESARILDMPVNITEQYPKGLGPTIEDIKESVGDGFNPIEKVVFSCARVEEFKSALNDLGRSSVLLAGVETHVCVLQTAIDLVNEGYGVYVPADAVVSRKELDWRKGIELMERAGAVVGTTEAFLFQLLERAGTDEFKQISRLVR, from the coding sequence ATGGATTTTCTAAAAAGGGAAGATACATCGCTCGTAGTGGTGGATATGCAGGAAAGGCTGATGTCGGCGATGCCTGAAATAAACAGCAGCAGCGCGGTTAAAAATGTGAAGATACTGCTTGAGTCCGCGCGCATTCTTGATATGCCGGTTAACATCACTGAGCAGTACCCCAAAGGGCTCGGCCCTACAATCGAGGATATAAAGGAATCGGTAGGAGACGGGTTCAATCCGATAGAGAAAGTCGTTTTCAGCTGCGCGAGGGTCGAGGAATTCAAATCCGCTTTAAATGACCTCGGAAGGAGCTCCGTTCTTCTGGCCGGGGTAGAAACGCATGTATGTGTCCTCCAGACGGCTATCGACCTCGTAAATGAAGGGTACGGCGTATATGTGCCCGCCGATGCTGTAGTATCGAGAAAAGAGCTCGACTGGCGGAAAGGTATTGAGCTGATGGAAAGAGCGGGCGCCGTCGTGGGCACCACCGAGGCTTTCCTTTTCCAGCTTCTCGAGCGCGCAGGCACAGACGAATTCAAACAGATATCGAGGCTTGTGAGGTAA
- a CDS encoding MFS transporter — MVSGFTKTQLRNFTLATASNFFFFCNFSSFFLLPLYIKSLGGDEAQIGYIMGSFGITSLGAIPFVVFFVDKYGRRRFMLLGYAVMFLASLSYTLISGLSPFIYALRLIQGISFAFSFTAAGTFVADYVPPARRAEGLGIFSAFTIASYAIGPSLGEFVIELFGFHSFFLYTSFFSLIAVVLTVFMRDGQFEHSSDPYGFGFFRLISSRKYSLLLISNLILAGGLGAVLNFIAAFFRSKELHAYYFFLTYTVTVTAVRIFGGRISDTWGRKIIASPGLLVVSLSLASMYFVDSAFTAVLISFIFSFGYGFLYPTLSALVIDKAGPDERGKAMGAFNASYSMGINFLAFPFGVIARDYGYEGMYLVAGCAVFLGFLLFTSLESDRVS, encoded by the coding sequence ATGGTTTCCGGATTTACTAAAACCCAGCTCAGGAATTTCACGCTCGCCACAGCTTCGAATTTCTTCTTTTTCTGCAACTTCTCTTCCTTTTTCCTGCTTCCCTTATATATAAAGAGCCTCGGAGGGGATGAGGCTCAAATCGGCTATATAATGGGCTCATTCGGCATCACTTCTCTCGGGGCCATACCATTTGTGGTATTTTTCGTTGATAAATACGGCAGAAGGCGCTTCATGCTGCTCGGATACGCGGTAATGTTCCTGGCTTCGCTCTCCTATACCCTGATATCCGGTCTATCACCTTTTATATACGCGCTCCGGTTGATTCAGGGAATATCTTTTGCGTTCTCCTTTACCGCAGCGGGGACTTTCGTCGCGGATTATGTTCCCCCTGCAAGGAGAGCCGAGGGCCTCGGAATATTCAGCGCATTCACCATAGCTTCCTATGCGATAGGGCCTTCTCTCGGGGAGTTTGTAATTGAGCTGTTCGGTTTTCATTCGTTTTTCCTCTATACGTCATTTTTCAGCCTCATTGCCGTGGTGCTTACGGTTTTTATGAGGGACGGTCAATTCGAGCACTCTTCAGACCCTTACGGATTCGGTTTCTTTCGTCTCATTTCGTCCCGAAAATATTCGCTTCTTCTTATCTCAAATCTCATACTGGCGGGCGGGCTCGGAGCCGTGCTCAACTTCATTGCGGCGTTTTTCAGGTCCAAGGAGCTCCACGCCTATTATTTCTTCCTCACATATACCGTTACGGTAACCGCGGTGAGGATATTCGGCGGGAGGATATCCGACACGTGGGGCAGGAAGATAATAGCTTCTCCGGGTCTGCTCGTGGTCTCGCTATCACTCGCCTCGATGTATTTCGTTGATTCCGCCTTCACGGCTGTGCTCATATCATTTATTTTCAGCTTCGGCTACGGATTCCTGTATCCGACCCTGAGCGCACTTGTCATAGATAAAGCGGGACCCGACGAAAGGGGGAAAGCCATGGGGGCTTTCAACGCGAGCTACAGCATGGGGATAAATTTTCTCGCCTTCCCTTTCGGCGTAATTGCCAGGGATTACGGGTACGAGGGAATGTACCTTGTAGCGGGCTGCGCGGTGTTTCTGGGGTTTCTGCTGTTTACCTCTCTCGAATCGGACAGGGTTTCTTGA
- a CDS encoding tRNA (adenine-N1)-methyltransferase: MSIKRGDSVLVISPDEKTFLVTVDEGKRMGTHLGEINLGDAIGLDYGGTIYSNLEHPFLLLEPTVEDKMMKVRRFTQIIYPKDAGLILLKTGIKNGMRVIECGSGSGALTIALATAVAPDGKVFTYDRSEKFLENAGRNIENAGYSEFVEFKLREAQEGFDEKEVDVVILDLPSPWHGIPSAARALRGGGRIASLSPTYNQVEKCVETLMEEGFVFIETLEVLVRYIRVSTGKTRPVDRMVSHTGFLTFGRKALIKSPLPGNLTDTDAE; this comes from the coding sequence ATGAGTATAAAACGCGGTGATTCCGTTCTCGTAATATCCCCTGATGAAAAGACATTTCTCGTAACAGTGGATGAAGGAAAGCGCATGGGCACCCATCTGGGTGAGATAAATCTGGGAGACGCCATAGGACTGGATTATGGCGGGACGATATACTCAAACCTTGAGCATCCGTTTCTACTCCTCGAGCCGACTGTAGAGGATAAGATGATGAAGGTCAGGCGTTTTACGCAGATAATTTATCCTAAGGATGCCGGCCTCATTCTGCTTAAAACCGGTATCAAGAACGGAATGAGGGTTATAGAGTGTGGCTCAGGCTCGGGTGCGCTTACGATTGCACTCGCGACCGCCGTGGCGCCTGACGGAAAAGTCTTCACATACGACAGGAGCGAAAAGTTCCTGGAGAACGCCGGGAGGAATATTGAGAACGCCGGATATTCGGAATTTGTCGAGTTCAAACTGCGGGAAGCTCAGGAAGGTTTCGATGAGAAAGAAGTGGATGTAGTGATTCTGGACCTGCCCTCGCCCTGGCACGGTATCCCTTCAGCCGCAAGGGCGCTTAGAGGCGGCGGGCGGATAGCGAGCCTGTCGCCGACATACAATCAGGTTGAGAAGTGCGTCGAGACTCTCATGGAAGAAGGCTTCGTTTTCATCGAGACTCTGGAGGTGCTGGTCCGGTATATCAGGGTCAGCACCGGTAAAACGAGGCCGGTTGACCGTATGGTAAGCCATACGGGATTCCTGACTTTCGGCAGAAAAGCGCTCATAAAGAGTCCTTTGCCGGGGAACTTGACGGATACGGACGCTGAGTAA
- a CDS encoding thermonuclease family protein produces the protein MKPGRDPIVVLIFIALALGFYFFSGEDDGKGDGVSFRVVEVVDGDTVIIDDEKNSRVRYLGLDSPEIAVQDSPGDPLSEEARDFNAALVEGKRVRLEFDKEKYDVYGRLLAYVYADSLFVNLEILRGGLAIPLIIEPNGRYSDLIYEATEEARRLRKGMWSELNSFDTPPGNLDFTIDIQNAPRYEGKRVLVSGLVTGAKKSEKATVISIEDSFDIVIFSDDWGNFKFFGIDPGIYYKGRRVEVTGRVRMYRGTPGMIVDHPMLIRVVE, from the coding sequence ATGAAGCCGGGAAGAGACCCAATAGTAGTATTGATTTTTATTGCCCTCGCCCTCGGATTTTATTTCTTTTCCGGTGAGGACGACGGGAAAGGTGACGGGGTCTCTTTCAGGGTTGTCGAAGTTGTTGACGGCGATACCGTGATAATAGACGACGAAAAGAATTCCAGAGTCAGATATCTAGGTCTGGACAGCCCGGAAATAGCTGTTCAGGACTCCCCCGGGGATCCGCTCTCCGAGGAGGCTCGCGACTTCAACGCCGCGCTTGTGGAGGGGAAGCGGGTCAGACTTGAGTTCGATAAAGAGAAGTACGACGTTTACGGGAGACTTCTTGCTTATGTTTATGCAGACAGCCTTTTCGTGAACTTGGAAATCCTACGTGGCGGGCTTGCGATTCCTCTCATCATAGAGCCTAACGGCAGGTACTCGGATTTGATTTACGAAGCAACCGAAGAGGCCCGTAGATTGAGGAAGGGAATGTGGAGCGAGTTGAATTCTTTTGACACGCCGCCGGGGAACCTCGATTTCACGATAGATATTCAGAACGCTCCACGGTACGAGGGGAAGAGAGTGCTGGTCTCGGGGCTGGTTACGGGAGCAAAAAAATCGGAGAAGGCTACTGTGATTAGCATAGAGGACAGCTTCGATATAGTGATATTTTCAGACGATTGGGGCAATTTCAAGTTCTTCGGCATTGATCCCGGGATCTATTATAAGGGGAGACGGGTGGAGGTTACGGGCAGGGTCAGGATGTACAGAGGGACCCCCGGAATGATAGTCGATCATCCGATGCTGATCAGGGTGGTAGAATGA
- the rsmG gene encoding 16S rRNA (guanine(527)-N(7))-methyltransferase RsmG, with translation MRSEEMLTRGALELGIELTEEETRLFMRYLDMIKLWNRKVNLTGLKDEKDIIISHFLDSISASSFIEPGSRVLDIGSGAGFPGIPVKIVYRGVRLTLIDSVQKKVVFIKELIRELRLRETAAVWGRAEDEDNGIKRESFDCVISRAVGGLSDMLDLSAPYLATGGKIVLMRGRRGEKELETADEGIKKRFRIAECKTLKLPYGGQTRVIFAIEPLDAGTD, from the coding sequence ATGAGAAGCGAGGAAATGCTTACACGGGGCGCTTTGGAGCTGGGGATTGAGCTCACGGAGGAGGAGACACGGCTTTTTATGCGTTACCTCGACATGATCAAGCTCTGGAACAGGAAAGTAAACCTGACCGGTCTCAAGGATGAGAAAGATATCATTATTTCACACTTTCTTGATTCAATCTCGGCCTCATCTTTTATAGAGCCCGGATCGAGAGTGCTCGATATAGGGTCGGGCGCGGGATTCCCCGGTATACCGGTCAAAATCGTATACCGCGGAGTACGGCTGACGCTTATTGATTCGGTGCAGAAGAAGGTTGTTTTCATTAAAGAACTGATCAGGGAGCTCCGGCTCCGGGAGACCGCCGCCGTGTGGGGCAGGGCGGAGGATGAGGATAACGGTATAAAGAGAGAAAGCTTCGACTGCGTCATATCGAGGGCGGTCGGAGGGCTTTCCGATATGCTTGACTTGAGCGCGCCCTATCTGGCTACGGGAGGAAAGATTGTCCTAATGAGGGGCAGGAGGGGGGAGAAAGAACTGGAAACGGCGGACGAGGGAATAAAAAAAAGATTCAGAATTGCCGAATGTAAGACGCTGAAACTTCCTTACGGCGGACAGACGAGGGTTATCTTTGCGATCGAGCCTTTGGACGCAGGGACTGATTAA